Sequence from the Saccharopolyspora pogona genome:
CGAAGTCCACGTCAGCGGTGGTGGCCTCGGTGTCCTTGTAGCAGGCGTGTCGCCCAGACGGCTCTCTCCCCAGCACGATTCCGTTTGCAGCATGCGCCCAGTCGTACTCGTCGAGCGAAGGATCGTCGGTGAAGGACGCGGTCCCGCCGAGTGCCGGCTGCGGGCCGAGCCGTCCTCGCGTGGGTGCAGGGCCGTGGGCTCCGCCTGTTCGCAGGACCAGCCCGGCTCGTCGGCCCAGGTGTCGGGTGCGCGTTCGATGCTGGCGGCCGGTTCCTCGGTGATCCTGTTGTCGACCCCGAGCAACCAGTGGTCGAACCAGCGGTGCAGGATGTCGACCCACTCGGCGCGGCGGAAGTCGAACGGGTCGACGTGCCCGGTCTGGCTCAGCCACAGCTTGCGCGACACGTCCCGCGCGGCCAGCGCGTCCCACCACTGCCCGAACTGGATGGTCTTGGCGTTCAGGTCTCCCAGGCCGTGCACGGCGAACACGCTCGCGGTCACCCGGTCGGCGTTCGGCACGTAGTCCTGCTCGGTCCACAGTGGAGTCACGTCGCCGTTGGCCGGGGCGCCGTCGGTCAGCTCCTGCTTGACCGGGCCGCAATCCGGGCGGCCACCCTCCTCGGCGCTCTGGGCCAGGGCCACCGGGTCGAACCCGAACGACACGTCGTCGGAGCGGTAGTAGTCGTACCGTCGCGGTCGCCGTCCGGCCCGGTCTCCACCCAAACGGTCTCCCGGGCCGATTCGGCGCCGAAGACCGGCTGGCTCCACCCGTCCCGCACCTGCTCCGCGGCGGCGACCGGAGCGGCGCCGAGCAGCACCAGCTCCGCGCACGGCAACGCCCACCAGCGATTTCTCCCCACAGCGCCCACCGCCGAGAAGGTCTCGAAGGTGGAGCCAAATTAGGCCCAAGATCAACGCTGTGCACAGCCGAAAGTGGGCACCGCCCTACCGCCCCTCGGCGGACTCCAGGATCGCCCTGAGCTGGGGCAGGAGTCCGGGAATCGCCAGCGCCTCGGACCAGAGCAGATCAGCCGTGGTCCCCCAGTAGCGATGCCTGAGCCGATCGCGGAGCGCGATCATGTCAGTCCAGGGGATGTGATCGTTCTCCGCCCGGAACGAGACAGGAAGATCACTGCCAGCGTCGCCCATGGTGATCAGGCACTGGGCGAGCGCAGCCTCGACGATCTCGGAATCCAGGTCGGATCGATCCGCCGGTGCGAACTGCAGGATCATCTCGCAGCCGCGCACGATGGCTCGCAGCGGCACGGACGAATCAATCGAACCCAATTCGGCCTCCTCCCAGCGGCGACCATCGTCCCAAGACCGCTGGATCCAGCCGCGGCATAGGCTGGGGTGATGGGTGTTCCGGTTTTGCTGGATGGCGAGCGGTTGCGCGCTCGGTTGGTCGACGGCGGTCCCTTTGCCGCGCTCGACGTGGTGACCACCACCGGGTCGACGAACACCGATCTGGTAGCCGCCGCCGGGCGGGGTGCCTCCGACCGGACCGTGCTGATCGCCGAGGAGCAGCATGCCGGGCGCGGGCGGATGCAGCGGCAGTGGGCGTCGCCGCGCGGGCACGGCTTGTTCCTGAGCGTGTTGCTGCGGCCGAAGGTACCGCAGGCCGCGATTGCCTGGTTGCCGCTGATCGCCGGGGTCGCGTTGGCCGAGACCGTCGACCGCGCGACCGGGGTCCCCGCCACGCTGAAGTGGCCCAACGACTTGCTGCTCGGCGACGGCGGCGAGTGGTCGAAAGGTGCTGGGATCCTGGCCGAGGCGGTGGCCGGTCCGGACGGCATGGCGATCGTGCTCGGCATGGGGATCAACGTGTTCCAGCAGCGCGAGGACCTGCCGCGAGGCGCCGGCGGCCTGCCCGCGACGTCGTTGGCGGCCGAGGGCGCCGAGGTCGATCGCGAGGAGTTCGCGGTGGCGTTGCTCACGTCGTTCGCCGAGGTCGACGACCGGTGGCGGGGCGCGGCCGGGGACGTGGTGGCCAGCGGTCTGCTGGACCGCTACCGGCGGCTGTGCAGCACCCTCGGGCAGCAGGTGCGCGTCGAACTCGGCGCGGATGACCAGCTGCGCGGCGTCGCGACCGACATCGACGAGACCGGTCGGCTCGTCGTCCGCTCCGCCGACGGCGGCACCACCGCGGTGTCCGCGGGAGACGTGGTGCACCTACGACGGGCTTGACCGATGTCCGCGTGATCGGACGAGCCCAGCCGGTAACGTGATCGCCAACCGGCGAAGAGGCTGAGGAGGGACCCGGTGACCTACCCAGACGGCCTGCTCGGCGCGGACGAGCACGTGGTCGTGCACAAGCACCCGCACTGGAAGATGCTGATCGTTCCGGTGCTGGTGCTGTTCCTGGTCGTCGGCGGCGGGTCCTACCTGGCGGCGCTGGCCGCGCCCACCTCCTGGCACCTGCCCGCCTGGATCGGCCTGGGGGGCGTCGGCGCGGTCCTGATCATCTGGTGCACGCTCGCCCCGCTAGTGCGCTGGCGCACCACGCACTTCGTGGTGACCACGCACCGACTGATGGTGCGCGAGGGCGTGTTCACCCGCACCGGTATCGACATCCCGATGTCCCGCATCAACTCCGTGCGGTTCCGGCACGGACTGCTGGACCGCATACTCGGCTGCGGCACCCTGGTCGTCGAATCCGCATCGGACGAGCCGCTGGAGTTCGACGACATCCCGCAGGTGGAGCGGGTGCACACCTTGCTGTATCGCGAGGTCAACGACGACCCGCGGGACGACTGGGACTACCGCGCCAGGGAGGACGACTGATGGGGCCGCGCGAACTTGGGCTGCCGATGCAGGTGGCCTCGCCGGAGCCGGGCGAGCTCCCGACCGAGGTGACGATCTGGGAGGTCGGGGCCCGCGACGGGCTGCAGAACGAGAAGGAAGTCGTCCCGGTCGAGGTCAAGCTGGAGTTCCTGCAGCGGATGGCCGACGCCGGGCTGGGCGTGCTGGAGGCCACCAGCTTCGTCCGCCCGGAGTGGGTGCCGCAGCTGGCGGACGCCGCCGAGCTACTGGCGGGGCTGCAGCGGGCGCCGGGGGTGCGCTACCCCGTGCTGGTGCCGAACGCGCGGGGCCTGGACCGGGCGCTGGAATCGGGTGTTCGCGACATCGCGATCTTCGCCGCGGCGACCGAGACGTTCACCCAGCGCAACCTTAACCGCAGCCTGGACGAGCAGTTCGCGATGTTCGACCCGGTAGTGCAGCGCGCGGTCGGCGAAGGGCTGGCCGTGCGCGGCTACGTTTCGATGTGCTTCGGCGACCCGTGGGAGGGCGCCGTGCCGGTCGAGCAGGTCGTGTCGGTGGGCAAGCGGCTGCTGGAGATGGGTTGCCGGCAGCTGTCGCTCGGCGACACCATCGGAGTGGCGACTCCCGGGCACGTCGAGGCCCTGGTTCGCGCGTTCGTCGCGGCCGGGGTCAGGGTGGACCGGCTGGCGGTGCACTTCCACGACACCTACGGGCAGGCGCTCGCCAACACCTACGCGGCGCTCCGACTCGGCGTGTCCACAGTGGACTCTTCGGCGGGTGGGCTCGGCGGCTGCCCGTACGCGAAGTCGGCCACCGGCAACCTGGCCACCGAGGACCTGGTGTGGATGCTCGACGGGCTGGGCCTCAAGCACGGCGTCGACCTCGGGAAGCTCGTGGAGACCAGCGTGTGGATGGCCGAGCGGCTCGGCCGACCTAGCCCGTCCCGCGTGGTCAAGGCCCTGGGAGCCGAGGCTTCGGGTTCGTGAGCGCGCCGACCGCGGCGCTGCACACGCTGCACGGTCGGCCGCTGCTGGCCTGGCGCTGCGCCCGGCAGTGGCTGGCGATCTCGTCGGCCACCCACGGCGGCGGGATCGGCCCGCGGTCGTGGGTGCTGAACGCCACGGTGGTGACCGCCTACGATCATCCCGATCCGGCGGCCCACGTCGCCGAAATGGCCGATGAGCTCGGGTTGTCCGGCGGCGGCGTCGGGTTGCTCACCGCGGTCGACGTGCGCCACGAGGTGACCTCGGTCGACGGCGGTGTGCAGGCGAGCGTGACAACCGGCGTCAGCCACCCCATCTGGGCCGCGGCGCGCGAACCGGCGGCGCAGGCCTGGACGCCGGGCACGATCAACGCGGTGTGCTGGTCCCCGGTGCGGCTCAGCGAGGCGGCGCTGGTGAACGCGGTCGCGACGGTCGCCGAGGCCAAGGCGCAAGCCCTGGTGGAGTCGGGTGTCGCGGGCACCGGCACGGTCACGGACGCGACGGTGGTCCTCTGCCCGCTGGACGGCGAAGCCGAGCCCTACGGCGGCCCGCGCTCCCGCGTCGGCGCCGGGCTGGCGCGCGCGGTGCACGCGGCGGTCACCGCAGGCCTGCGTGTCCAGCACCCGCGCCACCGCGAAGATCCGGACCGGTAACCACCCGGGAGTACCTGCGGGCGCTATAGAACGTGTGCGAGAACTCGTTGTGCCGCGGCGGTGCGCCTGGCGTCACTGGTGTGGAGCGAACGGCCTGTTCACGTCGGTAGGTGGCGTGAATGGTCCGTTCGCTCCACACACATCACGGGCTTTGCCCTGGATAGTTCGGGGTCCCCCGGGCCCGCGAGGGCGTGTTAAGAGCCTCGGCACTTCAGGGACACGACAGCCTCGATAGCGCTCTAAAGCGCTCGCGGCTCATGCACAGCTGAAACGCTCAGGGCTGCTCTCGGGTGCTGAACAGCGCGACGAAGGTGAAGCGCATGACTCGTTCTTCGCCGCGATCTGCCGTTCCGGTGATCTCCACCAGCCCGAGGTTCGGCTTGCTCTGCGACCGACGCTGGCTGTTGACCTCCATCTTCAGCTGCAGCACGTCGCCCGGGAACACCGGCGCGAGCCAGGCCAGCTCGTTGCCGCCGGGGGAGCCTTGCGAAGTCGAGTCGGCCACCACGTGGTCGACGTAGCCGCGCATCCACAGCGACGCCGTGAACCAGCCGGAGGCGCAAAGCCCGCCGAGCACCGAGTTCCGGCCCGCCTCCTCGTCGAGGTGGAACGGCTGCGGGTCGAAGCGCTCGGCGAACGCCAGCATCTCCGCCCGGTCGACCTCCACGTCGCCTAGGTCGAAAACCCGCCCCGGCGTGAGGTCTTCGTACGCGATCATGCCCATCGTCTCATCGTCGCAGCGGTTTTCCCGGTCCGCGCTGAGAGGGTGTTCACAGGCTGTGATCGGTGATTCCGGGGCGGATCGGACAATCCGGTTCTGCTGGTCGGCCGGGCGAAAAATCCCCCGACCGGCATGGAACCATCAGCGCAGCGGCGTGCGTCCAAGTCGCGACGTGCAGTCTGCGGTCACCGGCCGCGGACGACCGCTTTGCCGTTGCCGACCGGGACGCCGGGCGCCGCGCGCCCGTGACGGAGCCACCAGCGAACAGGGAGGGGAGCGGCCGTGTCGACCGACCACCGTGCCCAGGTAGCGGAGCTGATGGCGGACTACCGGCGCAGTCGGGAACGGCTCGCCGAGACGCACCACGACTTGTCCTCGATCGCCGAGACCGCTCGCTCCAAGGACGGCAGCGTGCTGGTCGTGGTCGGGCCGCAGGGCGTGCTGCGCGAGGTGGTCCTCTCCGGCGACGTCTACGAGCGGCAGCGCCCGGCGCAGCTCGCCGCGACCATCGTGCAGCTGACAGCAGCGGCGGCGCAGGCGGCGTCCCGCCGGGCGGCCGACGTGCTCGCCGAGGTGCTGCCTGCAGGGACTGATCCGGAGCTACTGCTGGGCGGACACGCCGACGGCGCGTCGGATTCGGCGCCGCGCAACGAATCGCGGCGCATCGACGACAATGACGATGACGAAGACTTCTCGGATGCGAGCTGGTTGCGGCAGGGCCCGGCGGAACGGAAGTGGTGACGATGAGCGGCTTCCGAAGTGATCTCGGGCAGCTGACCAAGCATGCCGGGGAGTTCGGCGGCCTCGCCGGGCAGGCGCAGCGGATTGCCGACACCCTCCGCGAGGCGCTCGACGTCGCCGGTGACTGCTGGGGCGGCGACGAAATCGGCGCGAGCTTCGCCCGCACCCATTGCGGGCGCGCCGACCAGGCGCTGGACGACCTCGGTGCGATGTCCGGGCGGCTGCGCGACATGGGCGAGAAGTTCGCCGCGACCGTCGCCACGTCCGGGCAGGCCGACGCCGGCAACGCCGACGTGCTCGGCCGACTAGCCGGGCGGGGGTGACCGGCGCATGGGCATCGAACTTCCCGCCGAACTCCAGGATGTCGCGGCGCGGACTGGCGCGAAGTGGCCGGAAGCCGACGAGGACAAGATGCGGGAGTCGGCGTCGGCGTGGCGGGACGCGGCGAAGTCGATCGAGGCGCTCACCAGTGCCGCCGACGGCACTGCGCAGGGCGCGCTCGGTGCGTTCGATGGCGAGGCCGCCCAGGCGGCGCGCCGGGACTGGGACAAGTTGGTCGCCGACGACGGGGTGCTGCCGTCATCGGCCAAGCAGTGTCGAGCCGCTGCGGACCGCCTGGACCACGCGGCCGAGCAGGTCGGCGCGGCGAAAGTGCAGCTGGTGCGGGAACTGGTGGTGCTGGCGAAGCAGACCGACGCGGCCGAACAGGCGGCTGCCGCCGGGCATCCGCAGGCGCTAGCCGCGCTGGACTCGGCGCTGAACGGCGCGGCGGCGAACGTGGCGCAGGTCCACAACACGCTGACGTCGGCGGTGGACCTGGACAGCGGCGTGCTGGTGGAACCGCACGGCTCGCAAGGCCTGTTGTCCGCCGACGGCGGCGCTCTGGGCGCAGCATCGTCCACAGTGGATGCGGCTGTGACCCACGGGGCCGGTGCTGTGTCCGGGGCGGCCGGTGCTGTTGGCGAGACTGCGCATGGAGCTGTCGACGGCGTTGGACGGGTCGCCAACGAGACCGCTGACGGTGTCGGGCGGGTCGCTGACGAGACCGTTGGTGGCGCTGCGGAAGGCATTGGTCGGACCGCGCACGAGACCGTTGGTGGTGTTGCGGGGGGCGTCGGCCGGGCCGCGCATGACACTGTTGGGGACGTCGGGGGCGCGGTCGAAGGTGTCGGTCGATCTGCGCACGGAACAGTTGGGGGTGTCGCAGCAGGTGCGCACGGCGCTGTCGAAGAAGTTGCACGAACCGCAGGTCCCTGGCAGGGCGATGCCGAGCACACCGGCCCGGTCAAGGTCGATCCCGGCGGCTGGGCCCCAGGCCTCGCCGACGCCGGCACCGGCCCGATCCCGGTGATCGGCGACTCCGCCCGCTCGGGCTGGACGCCCGAGGGCGGCGACCCCGCCTCCAGCACAGCGCCGCACGCGGTGCACTCCGCCTGGGCTTCGCCGCAGGCTCCGCAGCCGCCGCTGCCGGGCGCGGCTGCGCCGCCGCAGGGCTTCGCTCCGCCGCCTCCGGCGGCTCCGGGTGGCCACTTCGTGGCGCAGCCCGGTGCGCCGGGGGCTCCGCCGGTGTCGGCTGCTCCGCCTCCGGCGGCCGCAGCGCGCCCATCGATGCCGCCGGTCGCTCCGCGCGGCCCGATCGCCTTCGGCTCTCCCGGCTCGCAGGCGCCTCAAGCGCCGCAGCCTCAAACGCACAAGCCCCAGGCGCCGCAGCCTCAGACGCACCAGCCTCAGACGCACCAGCCGATGCAGCGCGCTCCGCTGCGTCCGCTTCCGGCTCCGGCGCAGCCGCCCGCTCCGGTGGTGCCGGACGCGCCGCAGCGCCCGTTGCGGCAGGGCAGCCGCAATGCGGATGTGGTCGCGTTCGTGCTGCACCAGTTCCCGATCGGCTACATGCCCGTCGCGGCGAGCAAGGCGAGCAGGCAACTGCCGGTGCCGGAGGCGGTCGAGGAGGACCGGCCCGGGTTGAGCTTCCCGCCGCAGGACCACCCACAGTCGCACCTGGTGGACGACAGCGATGCGCTGGAGCGCGCGCGGTCGGCCGAGGTTTATGCGGCAGCGCAGCGCGATCGGGCCGAGCGGAGCGAGCCCGAGCAGCTGCCCGCGGAGCTCACCGAGGGCCATGAGCCGCTCGGCGAGCTCAGCGAGCCGGAGTGGGAGCGCCGGTTCTTGGCACGCGTCGGCGAGCGGAGCGAGTACGCGTGGCCGCCGGCGGCGGAGTTCCCGGAGGGCGGCGTGGAACCGGCGGAGCCGGTGGTGTTGGAGCCGGACACGGTGCTCGACTGCCTGAGCAGCGGCGACGGCCGCAGTTTGTTCGCCGCTGCAACGCCTTTCGCGCAGCGGTCGTTGCCCGCCTCGTATGACGAGCGCGACTACCGGCGGTATCGGGTCATGCGCCCGCTGCCGGTGTGGCAGGCCGTTGCCGCACCGTGGTTCGCGCAGCCCGGTGGCGGCAAGCGCTACCGCGCGACCTATTCGCTGATCGATCTCGTCGGGCTCGGTTACCTGGTGGAGCTGACCAAGGCGCGGGAGGTCGCCGAGGCGGCGACCCTGCGCATCGCCCGCGAGGATGTGTCAGACGGAGGGGCGGTGGATTCGACCGTCGATTCTCCGCGCGAGGAGGCGACCTCGGAGGAGGACGGGAAGACCGCCGTGGCTTCGACCGAGCGGATCACCAGGGACGATGTCGAGGTCAAGGCGGCCGAGGCCGGCGTGGCGTCGAAGCTGCGGATCGCGCGCGATGAGGCGGACGACGGTCCGGCGACAACTGATGGCGGGACGGCGCAGGAGGCCGCGAAGTGAACACCGAATCCGTGCTCGGCTGGCTCGTGGCGATGGGCGTCCCGGAAGACCTGGTGTCCGTGGGGGCCGAGGCCGACGACGCCTGGTGCCTGGTGCGCGATGAGGTCGACGGCGCCCCGGCCTGGGAGGTCTTCTGGCGCGAGCAGGGGAATCGCTACGACTGGGCGCGGTTCACCAGCGAGCAGGTGGCGTGCTTCTACCTGTTCGGCAGGCTCACCTGGACCCAGGCGTTGCGCGGGGCCGTCGGCCCGGTCGACGTCACCAGCACGCCCGCGAAGGGCACCCCCGCACATCGCGCGTGAGCCGGAGGTTTCGCGGTTTCCGCAGTTCCTGGCCTGGTTGTGGGCTCACGACCGGCTTCGGTGCGCATCCGTATCAAGCTGTGATCGCATCTGAGTAGTGCTACCGATGCTGGTGCGCCGGAGTGCGCGCAGACTTCAGGACCATGTCGCAACAACAGCCCGGCGAAGCACTGCAACTGGTCGCAGGTGAGTTGCACGCCATCGGCCAGCGGCTGACGTACCTGGGCAACATGGTGCAAGCCCAGCTGCAGGCGCCACAACAGCTCCCGCACCAGCAACAGGCTGCAACGCAGCAGTATCCGGTTCCGCAGCCGCATCAAGCCACGTCCGAGCAGCAATCTGACGTTGCGGAGCATCATCAGGCTCCAGCACCAGAGCATCCGGCGGGATCCGAGCAAGAACCTGCTGCGGCTGAGACTCATACTTCGCCGAAACAACCGGCTGCGATGCAGTATCCGGTTGGACCTGCGCAACAAACCCAGGCCTTCGCGCAGCATTTTGTTGCAGGCCAGCAGCACTCGGGATTCGGGCAACAATCTGCAGCGGAGCAGGCCCAGGCATCTGCGCAACAATCGGCCGCCATGCAGTATCCGGTTGGACCCGAGCAGCAAATCGCTGCTGCGCAGCACTATCAGGCTTATTCGCAACAACCGGCCGCCATGCAGTATCCGGCGGCACCGCGGCCGTATCCGGGGTTGTCGCAGGTCCCGGCTGGGGATGCGCGTCAGCGGTTCGGCGCGGACCTGGAACCGAGCCGCGTCCTGGCCTGGGTCGGCGCCGGGGTGACCTTGCTGGGCGTGGTGTTCCTGCTGGTGCTCGCCGTGCAGCAGGAATGGTTGGGGCCGGGCGCGCGGGTCGCTGGTGGCGCGGTGCTCGCCGCGCTGCTGGTCGCGGCCGGGTGGTGGATGCATCGCCGGTCCGCGGCCGACGAGTCGGGCGGGGCGGGTCTAATCGCCGGATTCGCCCTCGCCACAACGGGTTTCGGCGCATTGTTCCTGGACGTGGTGGCGGCCACCGCGCTTTACGACTACCTGCCGGTGCCTACCGGGCTCGGGGTCGGCCTCGCGGTCAGCGTCGCCGGCCTGGCGCTCGCGGATCGGTGGCGGGCGCAGCCGTTGGCCCTCGGCGTGGTGCTCAGCTCGGCGATCTGCGCGCCGCTGATCACGCAGACGGCGGATTCGCTGCTCGTCGGCTTCGTAGTGCTGTTGCAGGTCGCGGCGACCCCGGTGCAGGTGCGACGGGGTTGGGCTGGCCTCGCGGTGGCGGCCGGAGTTCCCACCGTGCTGGCTGCTTTGGCAGCGAGCGTGCGGGGGATCTGGATTCACGACACCGCGCTCGTGGTCGCGGTCTTCGCCGCCGCGGTGCTCGGCGTGGCGGTCGCGGCGATCACCGCAGGTGCCCGGCCGGATGCGGATGGGACGGCCATCGGTCTGCTCATCGCCGCACCGACGCCGGCCTTCCTAACCGGGCCGCTGATGCTGGAGCGTCCGGCGGCGGGCGCGATCGGCACCGCAATGGTCGTGCTGCTGGTGGGAATCTGGGCGGCCGGGCGGTTCACGCCCGCGTTCCGGAACCGGTTGTCGGGCCGGTTCGTTGCCGCGGTCGGTGGGATGGCGGCGGTTGCCGCGGTGCAGACGACCCTGAGCTTCCTGGACTCGTCGAGCTGGGGAACGGCGCTGCTGTGCGAGGCGCTGCTGCTCGGCGTCGGCGGATTCCTGTTGCGCAGCCAGGGAGTGCTGCTCGGGGCGACGTGCTACGCGACCTTCGGGTTCCTGCTGGCGTTCTTCAACGAGCTGCCGATCACCGCGCTCCTCTGGCACGACGGCGGCACCGGGCTCCGCGGCCTGCTGGCCGGACTGCTGGTCGCGCTGGTGGCGGTGGCCCTGCCGGCCGCGGCGACTCGGATCGGGAAGCTGGCGGAACTGCCGGGGTCGCTGCCGCTGTGGGCGGCATCGGGACTGGCGCTGCTGTACGGAACGGCGAGCGCGACGATGGCGGCGTGCCTGTTGGTGAGCGACGCACGGGCGAGCTTCCTAACCGGCCACATCCTGATCACCCTGAGCTGGGTGGTGGCGGCGATCGCGTTGCTGCTGCGGGGAGTCCGGGTGATGCACCTACGGATCGCGGGCCTGGTGCTGATCGCGGTGTCCCTGGCGAAGCTGCTGCTGTTCGACCTGGCAACCCTGGACGGCTTCGCCCGGGTGATCGCCTTCCTCTGCGCGGGCCTGATCCTCCTGGCGGCAGGCTCCGCCTACGCCCGCCTCCTAACCCGCGCAAGCCCGTGAGTGCTTGTGGGTGCTATAGCACCCAAAAGCACTCACGGTTCCTGACCCGGCCGAACGCGGCGCCTCGCCGGGTTCACTCACGTCCAGCTCAGCGCTGGTAGTGGTCGGTCTTGACGGCGGATAAGAAGCTGTGCCAGCGTCAGTTGCTGAAGGCGAGGGTTCCGCCGTAGGGATCCTTGGAGTCCCGCACGGTGGTCGCCTCCGACGTCAGCGACACCTCGACGCAGTTGTACTTATCCGTGTACGTGCTCGT
This genomic interval carries:
- a CDS encoding CocE/NonD family hydrolase: MGGDRAGRRPRRYDYYRSDDVSFGFDPVALAQSAEEGGRPDCGPVKQELTDGAPANGDVTPLWTEQDYVPNADRVTASVFAVHGLGDLNAKTIQFGQWWDALAARDVSRKLWLSQTGHVDPFDFRRAEWVDILHRWFDHWLLGVDNRITEEPAASIERAPDTWADEPGWSCEQAEPTALHPREDGSARSRHSAGPRPSPTILRSTSTTGRMLQTESCWGESRLGDTPATRTPRPPPLTWTSRSSPVAGPTWPTTSRWRRRSRSNRASRTR
- a CDS encoding HepT-like ribonuclease domain-containing protein — its product is MGSIDSSVPLRAIVRGCEMILQFAPADRSDLDSEIVEAALAQCLITMGDAGSDLPVSFRAENDHIPWTDMIALRDRLRHRYWGTTADLLWSEALAIPGLLPQLRAILESAEGR
- a CDS encoding biotin--[acetyl-CoA-carboxylase] ligase; translation: MGVPVLLDGERLRARLVDGGPFAALDVVTTTGSTNTDLVAAAGRGASDRTVLIAEEQHAGRGRMQRQWASPRGHGLFLSVLLRPKVPQAAIAWLPLIAGVALAETVDRATGVPATLKWPNDLLLGDGGEWSKGAGILAEAVAGPDGMAIVLGMGINVFQQREDLPRGAGGLPATSLAAEGAEVDREEFAVALLTSFAEVDDRWRGAAGDVVASGLLDRYRRLCSTLGQQVRVELGADDQLRGVATDIDETGRLVVRSADGGTTAVSAGDVVHLRRA
- a CDS encoding PH domain-containing protein produces the protein MTYPDGLLGADEHVVVHKHPHWKMLIVPVLVLFLVVGGGSYLAALAAPTSWHLPAWIGLGGVGAVLIIWCTLAPLVRWRTTHFVVTTHRLMVREGVFTRTGIDIPMSRINSVRFRHGLLDRILGCGTLVVESASDEPLEFDDIPQVERVHTLLYREVNDDPRDDWDYRAREDD
- a CDS encoding hydroxymethylglutaryl-CoA lyase, encoding MGPRELGLPMQVASPEPGELPTEVTIWEVGARDGLQNEKEVVPVEVKLEFLQRMADAGLGVLEATSFVRPEWVPQLADAAELLAGLQRAPGVRYPVLVPNARGLDRALESGVRDIAIFAAATETFTQRNLNRSLDEQFAMFDPVVQRAVGEGLAVRGYVSMCFGDPWEGAVPVEQVVSVGKRLLEMGCRQLSLGDTIGVATPGHVEALVRAFVAAGVRVDRLAVHFHDTYGQALANTYAALRLGVSTVDSSAGGLGGCPYAKSATGNLATEDLVWMLDGLGLKHGVDLGKLVETSVWMAERLGRPSPSRVVKALGAEASGS
- a CDS encoding adenosylcobinamide amidohydrolase, which produces MSAPTAALHTLHGRPLLAWRCARQWLAISSATHGGGIGPRSWVLNATVVTAYDHPDPAAHVAEMADELGLSGGGVGLLTAVDVRHEVTSVDGGVQASVTTGVSHPIWAAAREPAAQAWTPGTINAVCWSPVRLSEAALVNAVATVAEAKAQALVESGVAGTGTVTDATVVLCPLDGEAEPYGGPRSRVGAGLARAVHAAVTAGLRVQHPRHREDPDR
- a CDS encoding MaoC family dehydratase, with product MGMIAYEDLTPGRVFDLGDVEVDRAEMLAFAERFDPQPFHLDEEAGRNSVLGGLCASGWFTASLWMRGYVDHVVADSTSQGSPGGNELAWLAPVFPGDVLQLKMEVNSQRRSQSKPNLGLVEITGTADRGEERVMRFTFVALFSTREQP
- a CDS encoding YbaB/EbfC family nucleoid-associated protein; the protein is MSTDHRAQVAELMADYRRSRERLAETHHDLSSIAETARSKDGSVLVVVGPQGVLREVVLSGDVYERQRPAQLAATIVQLTAAAAQAASRRAADVLAEVLPAGTDPELLLGGHADGASDSAPRNESRRIDDNDDDEDFSDASWLRQGPAERKW
- a CDS encoding WXG100 family type VII secretion target, with the protein product MSGFRSDLGQLTKHAGEFGGLAGQAQRIADTLREALDVAGDCWGGDEIGASFARTHCGRADQALDDLGAMSGRLRDMGEKFAATVATSGQADAGNADVLGRLAGRG
- a CDS encoding TNT domain-containing protein; the protein is MGIELPAELQDVAARTGAKWPEADEDKMRESASAWRDAAKSIEALTSAADGTAQGALGAFDGEAAQAARRDWDKLVADDGVLPSSAKQCRAAADRLDHAAEQVGAAKVQLVRELVVLAKQTDAAEQAAAAGHPQALAALDSALNGAAANVAQVHNTLTSAVDLDSGVLVEPHGSQGLLSADGGALGAASSTVDAAVTHGAGAVSGAAGAVGETAHGAVDGVGRVANETADGVGRVADETVGGAAEGIGRTAHETVGGVAGGVGRAAHDTVGDVGGAVEGVGRSAHGTVGGVAAGAHGAVEEVARTAGPWQGDAEHTGPVKVDPGGWAPGLADAGTGPIPVIGDSARSGWTPEGGDPASSTAPHAVHSAWASPQAPQPPLPGAAAPPQGFAPPPPAAPGGHFVAQPGAPGAPPVSAAPPPAAAARPSMPPVAPRGPIAFGSPGSQAPQAPQPQTHKPQAPQPQTHQPQTHQPMQRAPLRPLPAPAQPPAPVVPDAPQRPLRQGSRNADVVAFVLHQFPIGYMPVAASKASRQLPVPEAVEEDRPGLSFPPQDHPQSHLVDDSDALERARSAEVYAAAQRDRAERSEPEQLPAELTEGHEPLGELSEPEWERRFLARVGERSEYAWPPAAEFPEGGVEPAEPVVLEPDTVLDCLSSGDGRSLFAAATPFAQRSLPASYDERDYRRYRVMRPLPVWQAVAAPWFAQPGGGKRYRATYSLIDLVGLGYLVELTKAREVAEAATLRIAREDVSDGGAVDSTVDSPREEATSEEDGKTAVASTERITRDDVEVKAAEAGVASKLRIARDEADDGPATTDGGTAQEAAK
- a CDS encoding DUF2339 domain-containing protein, which gives rise to MQYPVGPEQQIAAAQHYQAYSQQPAAMQYPAAPRPYPGLSQVPAGDARQRFGADLEPSRVLAWVGAGVTLLGVVFLLVLAVQQEWLGPGARVAGGAVLAALLVAAGWWMHRRSAADESGGAGLIAGFALATTGFGALFLDVVAATALYDYLPVPTGLGVGLAVSVAGLALADRWRAQPLALGVVLSSAICAPLITQTADSLLVGFVVLLQVAATPVQVRRGWAGLAVAAGVPTVLAALAASVRGIWIHDTALVVAVFAAAVLGVAVAAITAGARPDADGTAIGLLIAAPTPAFLTGPLMLERPAAGAIGTAMVVLLVGIWAAGRFTPAFRNRLSGRFVAAVGGMAAVAAVQTTLSFLDSSSWGTALLCEALLLGVGGFLLRSQGVLLGATCYATFGFLLAFFNELPITALLWHDGGTGLRGLLAGLLVALVAVALPAAATRIGKLAELPGSLPLWAASGLALLYGTASATMAACLLVSDARASFLTGHILITLSWVVAAIALLLRGVRVMHLRIAGLVLIAVSLAKLLLFDLATLDGFARVIAFLCAGLILLAAGSAYARLLTRASP
- a CDS encoding DUF397 domain-containing protein, whose translation is MSDFNWRTSTYTDKYNCVEVSLTSEATTVRDSKDPYGGTLAFSN